The nucleotide sequence ctccctccgtccgaaaatacttgtcggaggaataaACGTATATAGACGTATTTCAGGGTTAGATACATTAATTTTTAGTCATTTTtacgacaagtatttccagacggagggagtattttcttacagagggagtacaattatACTCATCAATTACTACAGGACAGGACAATGAGCAAGTTTATGTAAGCTTAACTTTCCTGTCTATATATTTACATGAAATATGATTGTTCCATTGTAAAATCAACAGGCGCGGCAACGCGACTATCTAAAAAGTTGTGTGATTATAAGACCTGTAGCGCTACATGTTGGGATATCCGGGGGGCAATATGCCTTGTAATGGCCTTCCGGGCACGCTGCCTTGTAACGTCCGGGGGCATCATTTGAGGCATCTGGCTGTCAACGTCGTACCATGCGGGATCAAGTGACAGGCGCTCAAGAGGGCGCGCGTTTTCCAGGATGTAGAGCAGGAGCTCTAGGGAAGCGAGGTGAGCAtcgaacccagtgatggtgacggTCTTGAGGCTCAGGTGTAGGCGCTTCTCAACGTCGCCTGGGGGCATCCGGGATGCATCGAAAGCTGGGGCTGAGCTCATGAGCTGCATGATGATGCATCCAACCATGCATGCatgttaatattttttttataaaagaatGATTGCTGGATCTCAAATCAAATCCAAAAGCGAGAGCAAAAACGTACATGCAACGAGAGCGATTCCAATGCAGGCGCTGCGTCGAGAAACCGGTGAAGGAAAATGAAGTCGTTCCTTTGGCGGCTCTTGCCATCCAAGATCATCCAAAGGTCCAGGCGCTTCAAATGACGGTATTTCCAGGTGCTTGCTGGTGAAGTAACTACCTGCATGCATGACCGATATCAGATATCAGACTCGATGTAATTTATATTACTCCTTCCGTCCACTTTTGTAAAACGTTTTAAACATTTAAGACAACACCTAAAACAGTTCAATTTTCAGTTGTCTTAAATGACTTACAaaaatgaacagagggagtacgtttATTTATATCTGATCTTTTCgtaaaagagcaaaaaaaaagggCAAGGAATAGGTAGGGGGAACGAAGACGAACCTTGACTAGCATCGTGACTCTCAAGGATAAACTCTCTAGGCCTGGCATGAGGCGCGCCAAGCTTGTGGTTTCAAAGACGCCAGCAGCTGCAGGTGCAACGGGATTAGCCAAGATATGAAAGCTCGCCCTTGTCACATTCGGAGCCGGCGCCACCGTGGATCCAAGAATGCTGGGCCCACGGTTTATCGTGTCAAAAGTCAGCGATGCGACACCAGAATCAGATACGTCCACCGTCTTCACGGAGCGGCAGTGCCGCAAGGCAAGAAATTTGAAGCCTCGCTGCCTCGGACGAGGTGGCATCTTGACGTACACCAGATCGTCGCAGTAGTTGAGCTCCAGGCGCTGCAGCTTGTGGCACGAGTAGAGGAAGCGCTCCAAGTCTTGGCTGGTGATGCGCACGGTGTCAAGAACCAGGCTGGTCAGCTCCACGTAGTAGTACTTATTGTCTTGCCACGGCCACCGCAAGCATCCGGATCTCAGGTGCAGCTGCTCCAGGGCCATGGCGGCTGGGGTAAGGAGGAGGAGCGAGGAGGGAAAATCATAGCACAGACTGTCTGGGCCGCATGGCTCCATGAGGTGAGCTAGGAAGTCGAGCTCTAGGCGCCTGGTGCTGGTCGATTCGATGGCAAAGTGTACCCAGCGGTCCACCAAGGCGGCATCGCGTCGCTGCTGCAGATAGGCGAACTTGACGCTGAGCGTCTCCAATGCTGTGTCGCTGCGGTGCCGCAGCATCGTGGTGTCCACAAAGCGGACGAAGTCCCGGACGAGCTCGTCCTTTTTCTTTTCAAGGACGGCTTTCCGGTGCgggtcaagatcatcatcatctaagagctcttcttcttcttctgggaGCAGTCGGAGCCCAAGCGTGTCCTCGTCAAACACCAGATGGGCATGCATCCTCCAAACGCGCAGCAGGGTGGAGCAGGACGCGCACGCACGACCCGCGTCTCTCATGGGCAAGCGTGAGAATATCCCACACACAAGCTCCTGTAGTACGCACGTCCTTCAGATTTGGCTTCCATCtgcttactccctccgtcccaacatAAATGTCTCAATCTTAATACTActacaactttgtactactaaATTTAATACAAAGTGTcatacacttattttgggacggagagaatATTATGCAAGCAAAAATATTAATTTAATTAAAGCACTACGTACCTCCGGGAGATCCTAGAGCCTCGTCTCGACGACCATTGTAGTATCCTAGTGTCGCGGCTCGCCGATTcaatcttttttcttcttcttttggcgGCAACTCGCCGATTCAGCTTAAGAAGACGTATTATGTACTACTTATGAAATATAAATTGCTTCCAtggcc is from Triticum aestivum cultivar Chinese Spring chromosome 1B, IWGSC CS RefSeq v2.1, whole genome shotgun sequence and encodes:
- the LOC123096982 gene encoding uncharacterized protein, which gives rise to MRDAGRACASCSTLLRVWRMHAHLVFDEDTLGLRLLPEEEEELLDDDDLDPHRKAVLEKKKDELVRDFVRFVDTTMLRHRSDTALETLSVKFAYLQQRRDAALVDRWVHFAIESTSTRRLELDFLAHLMEPCGPDSLCYDFPSSLLLLTPAAMALEQLHLRSGCLRWPWQDNKYYYVELTSLVLDTVRITSQDLERFLYSCHKLQRLELNYCDDLVYVKMPPRPRQRGFKFLALRHCRSVKTVDVSDSGVASLTFDTINRGPSILGSTVAPAPNVTRASFHILANPVAPAAAGVFETTSLARLMPGLESLSLRVTMLVKVVTSPASTWKYRHLKRLDLWMILDGKSRQRNDFIFLHRFLDAAPALESLSLHLMSSAPAFDASRMPPGDVEKRLHLSLKTVTITGFDAHLASLELLLYILENARPLERLSLDPAWYDVDSQMPQMMPPDVTRQRARKAITRHIAPRISQHVALQVL